A portion of the Bifidobacterium bifidum ATCC 29521 = JCM 1255 = DSM 20456 genome contains these proteins:
- a CDS encoding NUDIX hydrolase, with protein sequence MPDRSTADTAGTAETVGTAAASDITRQVDALLDRSTDGIVMDSRDRRAVVLSRQTVYQGAVFDVEDMRIALPAGGGDCVTVRRQVCRHAPCVVMLVHDEARDLYLLEREYRVGSDLFAYGLPAGLMDDGEDVEQAALRELAEETGVVPVGEDDVIFDHVGAFYSSEGMSDELANIMVMHLRRWESRPRRFDPDEHVESAWVTWRQLAGVPVTASNSVIAIQHETIQRILKKQ encoded by the coding sequence ATGCCTGACCGTTCAACCGCTGACACCGCTGGCACTGCCGAAACCGTGGGTACCGCCGCCGCAAGCGACATCACCCGGCAGGTCGACGCGCTGCTCGACCGCTCCACCGACGGCATCGTCATGGACAGCCGGGATCGCAGGGCCGTCGTGCTGTCACGACAGACCGTGTACCAAGGGGCGGTGTTCGACGTGGAGGACATGCGCATCGCGCTGCCGGCCGGTGGCGGGGACTGCGTCACCGTGCGTCGCCAGGTGTGCCGTCACGCGCCATGCGTCGTCATGCTCGTCCATGACGAGGCCCGGGACCTGTACCTGCTGGAGCGCGAGTACCGCGTAGGCTCCGACCTGTTCGCCTACGGTCTGCCAGCGGGACTGATGGACGACGGAGAGGACGTGGAGCAGGCGGCGCTGCGCGAGCTCGCCGAGGAGACCGGCGTGGTGCCGGTCGGAGAGGACGACGTCATATTCGACCATGTGGGGGCATTCTACTCATCGGAAGGCATGAGCGACGAGCTCGCCAACATCATGGTCATGCACCTGCGACGCTGGGAAAGCCGACCGCGCCGGTTCGATCCCGACGAACACGTGGAATCTGCGTGGGTGACCTGGCGCCAACTCGCCGGAGTGCCGGTCACCGCGTCGAACTCCGTCATCGCCATACAGCATGAGACGATTCAGCGAATCCTGAAAAAACAATAA
- a CDS encoding Nif3-like dinuclear metal center hexameric protein, which produces MTTLRQVVNVVETLYPLRYAESWDAPGLIVGEPGADVGLVAFAADPTMAVIDEAIERGADLLICHHPLLFRSVHAVSGQDVHGAIVGKLYSHHCALWVGHTNADSAWRGVGQAAADAFGLVDQRPLVPIDDPGSAHAVGLGRVGLLEEPMTLERFAHRVAQALPATNLGIQVAGDLQSLVRRVAVLPGSGDSLFDEVRASGADVYVTSDLRHHPATDALEQARYEASLLSRGLAAPSAGNTGTAGNAVARPALINTPHSAIESLWFRYAPDDIAAAVERATGETIRTTHITMNTDPWTLNIPCRG; this is translated from the coding sequence ATGACCACGCTTCGACAGGTCGTCAACGTAGTGGAAACCCTGTATCCGCTGCGCTATGCGGAATCCTGGGACGCGCCCGGCCTGATCGTCGGTGAGCCCGGTGCCGACGTCGGACTGGTCGCATTCGCCGCGGACCCCACCATGGCGGTGATCGATGAGGCCATCGAACGCGGCGCCGACCTGCTGATATGCCATCACCCGCTGCTGTTCCGTTCCGTGCACGCCGTCTCCGGACAGGACGTGCACGGCGCCATCGTCGGCAAACTGTACAGCCATCACTGCGCTCTGTGGGTGGGTCACACCAACGCCGATTCCGCGTGGCGCGGTGTAGGGCAGGCTGCGGCCGACGCGTTCGGCCTGGTCGATCAGCGGCCTCTGGTGCCCATCGACGACCCGGGGTCTGCGCACGCCGTGGGCCTGGGTCGTGTCGGCCTGCTGGAGGAGCCGATGACCTTGGAGCGTTTCGCGCATCGCGTGGCGCAGGCGCTGCCGGCCACGAATCTTGGTATTCAGGTCGCCGGCGACCTCCAGTCGCTCGTGCGGCGCGTCGCGGTGCTGCCGGGATCGGGGGACTCGCTGTTCGACGAGGTGCGGGCCAGCGGAGCCGATGTGTATGTGACCAGCGACCTGCGCCATCATCCGGCGACGGACGCCTTGGAACAGGCGCGGTACGAGGCGTCGCTGCTCTCGCGCGGACTGGCCGCCCCCTCGGCCGGGAATACGGGAACGGCAGGGAACGCCGTCGCGCGTCCGGCGCTGATTAACACGCCGCATTCCGCCATCGAGTCGCTGTGGTTCCGATACGCCCCGGACGACATCGCCGCGGCGGTCGAGCGGGCGACGGGGGAGACCATACGCACCACCCATATCACGATGAACACCGATCCGTGGACGCTGAACATCCCCTGCCGGGGCTAG